Proteins encoded by one window of Rouxiella chamberiensis:
- a CDS encoding gluconokinase: protein MAGQSIILMGVSGSGKTTVGAAVAQAIHAKFIDGDDLHPRANIQKMASGQPLNDDDRAPWLERLSDAAYSLKHKNETGLIVCSALKRRYRDALRKGNEGIIFLYLKGSEDVILQRLKARAGHFFSPDMLKSQFAALEEPGEDEPDVVRVNIDHQIEGVVKRCVTALENAHAITIAAEA, encoded by the coding sequence ATGGCAGGACAAAGCATCATTTTGATGGGTGTGTCTGGCAGCGGTAAAACCACCGTCGGCGCAGCCGTAGCACAAGCAATTCATGCTAAATTCATCGACGGCGACGATCTGCACCCTCGCGCCAATATCCAGAAAATGGCCAGCGGCCAACCTCTGAACGATGACGATCGCGCTCCCTGGCTGGAACGTTTAAGTGATGCGGCTTACAGCCTCAAACACAAAAACGAAACCGGCCTGATCGTCTGCTCCGCGCTGAAGCGTCGCTACCGCGATGCGCTGCGTAAAGGCAACGAGGGGATTATCTTTCTTTATCTCAAAGGCAGCGAAGATGTGATCCTGCAACGTCTGAAAGCGCGCGCAGGGCATTTCTTCTCGCCAGATATGCTGAAGAGTCAGTTTGCTGCACTGGAAGAGCCGGGCGAAGACGAGCCGGATGTCGTGCGGGTGAATATCGACCATCAGATTGAAGGGGTGGTGAAACGCTGCGTGACGGCGCTGGAAAACGCACACGCCATCACGATTGCTGCCGAGGCCTGA
- a CDS encoding LysR family transcriptional regulator, which produces MFLEPKSINGFLAIIDNGNFDKAAKILNITTSALSIRVSSLRKPWERSSSSELALLA; this is translated from the coding sequence ATGTTTTTAGAACCTAAGAGTATTAATGGGTTTCTGGCTATCATCGATAATGGAAATTTTGATAAAGCAGCCAAGATTTTGAACATCACCACTTCTGCGCTTTCCATTCGAGTCAGTTCCTTGAGAAAACCATGGGAGAGAAGCTCATCATCAGAACTCGCCCTTTTAGCCTGA
- a CDS encoding GNAT family N-acetyltransferase, translating into MSQIEIRHVEPEDYAQLHKLYSEEQVFGDTLQLPFPASGLWQKRLADIAPGTYNLVACFGERVVGQIMLHVNPSMRRRHTATFGMGVHPEFQGQGVGSRLLAAVLDLCDNWLGISRVELTVFVDNPAAIALYKKFDFVLEGTSEGFAMREGKLVAAHHMGRVRI; encoded by the coding sequence ATGAGCCAGATTGAAATCCGCCATGTCGAACCCGAAGATTATGCCCAGTTGCATAAGCTTTATAGTGAGGAACAGGTGTTCGGCGACACGCTGCAACTGCCGTTTCCTGCATCCGGTCTTTGGCAGAAACGGCTCGCAGACATCGCTCCCGGCACCTACAATCTTGTCGCCTGCTTTGGCGAGCGCGTCGTGGGGCAGATAATGCTTCACGTGAATCCTTCAATGCGCCGCCGTCATACGGCAACCTTTGGTATGGGCGTGCATCCTGAATTTCAGGGACAAGGCGTAGGCAGCAGGCTGCTTGCCGCCGTGCTGGATCTTTGCGACAACTGGCTGGGCATCAGTCGCGTGGAACTCACGGTATTTGTCGATAATCCGGCGGCGATTGCGCTGTATAAAAAATTCGATTTCGTGCTGGAAGGCACGTCGGAAGGATTTGCCATGCGCGAGGGCAAACTGGTCGCCGCACACCACATGGGCCGAGTGCGTATCTAA
- a CDS encoding DUF3574 domain-containing protein yields MKTPALFAACVAFALTGCAAPRPAPQAPFPPQATEVAAKPTPALTCKTGNPMRQTTLYFGLSRHNAAPVSAAQWQTFVDKTVTPRFKDGLSVFDAKGQWLRSEGVVIKENSKALVLIHEDSAEAQKKIGEIRALYKQQFQQDSVMQVDNSACVDF; encoded by the coding sequence ATGAAGACCCCTGCTTTGTTTGCCGCCTGCGTGGCGTTCGCCTTGACCGGCTGCGCTGCCCCGCGACCCGCGCCGCAAGCGCCTTTTCCGCCACAGGCTACTGAAGTAGCCGCCAAACCGACGCCTGCCCTGACCTGCAAAACCGGCAACCCGATGAGGCAAACCACCCTGTACTTTGGGTTAAGTCGTCATAACGCGGCACCGGTCAGCGCCGCACAATGGCAGACCTTTGTCGATAAAACGGTGACGCCGCGCTTCAAGGACGGCCTGAGCGTGTTCGATGCCAAGGGGCAATGGCTGCGCAGCGAAGGCGTGGTGATTAAGGAAAACAGCAAGGCATTGGTGCTGATTCATGAAGACAGCGCCGAAGCGCAGAAGAAAATCGGCGAGATCCGCGCTCTGTATAAACAGCAGTTCCAGCAGGATTCCGTCATGCAGGTCGACAATTCTGCGTGTGTTGATTTCTAG
- the gntR gene encoding gluconate operon transcriptional repressor GntR produces the protein MENEEKRPVLQDVADRVGVTKMTVSRYLRNPEQVSLLLQEKIATALDELGYIPNRAPDILSNAKSRAIGVLLPSLTNQVFAEVLRGIESITDIHGYQTMLAHYGYSAEREEQRLTSLLSYNIDGLILSERNHSARTLKMIEVAGIPVVEMMDCISPCVDLAVGFNNFEAARQMTQQIIAHGHRHVVYFGARQDERTLIKQQGYEQAMRESGLQPYSVMTTRSSSYTAGAELLKQAQRDYPQIDSIFCTNDDLAAGAFFECLRQGLHIPKQMAIAGFHGHNMGQAMEPRLASVLTPRERMGQITAERLLARLRGEEVVPKMVDVGFTISAGGSI, from the coding sequence ATTGAAAATGAAGAAAAAAGGCCAGTGCTTCAGGACGTCGCCGATCGGGTGGGTGTAACCAAAATGACGGTGAGCCGTTATTTACGCAACCCCGAACAGGTTTCTCTGCTGTTGCAGGAGAAGATAGCCACTGCGCTGGACGAGCTGGGATACATTCCGAATCGTGCGCCCGATATTCTTTCCAATGCCAAGAGTCGCGCCATCGGCGTATTGCTGCCCTCGCTGACCAACCAGGTTTTTGCGGAAGTGCTGCGCGGTATCGAGAGCATCACGGATATTCACGGGTATCAGACCATGCTCGCGCACTACGGTTACAGCGCCGAGCGGGAAGAGCAACGGCTGACCTCGCTGCTTTCCTATAACATCGACGGGCTGATTCTTTCCGAACGTAATCACTCTGCAAGAACCTTGAAGATGATAGAAGTCGCCGGGATCCCCGTGGTTGAAATGATGGATTGCATCTCGCCCTGCGTCGACCTCGCCGTAGGCTTCAACAACTTTGAAGCCGCACGACAAATGACCCAGCAGATTATTGCCCACGGGCATCGTCACGTGGTCTATTTCGGCGCACGTCAGGATGAACGAACCTTAATCAAGCAGCAGGGTTATGAGCAGGCGATGCGGGAATCGGGGTTGCAGCCTTACAGCGTGATGACGACGCGATCGTCGAGTTATACCGCCGGAGCCGAACTGCTCAAGCAGGCGCAGCGCGACTATCCTCAAATCGACAGCATCTTCTGTACCAACGATGACCTTGCGGCCGGGGCGTTTTTCGAATGTCTGCGGCAGGGATTGCATATTCCGAAACAAATGGCGATAGCCGGCTTCCATGGCCACAATATGGGTCAGGCCATGGAGCCGAGGCTTGCCAGCGTGCTGACGCCGCGTGAACGTATGGGGCAGATAACCGCCGAACGTTTACTGGCGCGGCTACGCGGAGAAGAGGTCGTGCCAAAAATGGTCGATGTCGGCTTTACGATTTCGGCGGGCGGCAGTATTTAA
- a CDS encoding MFS transporter, with product MSSSAAQTARPANVNLQILGIMVLNFANYLTIGLPLAVLPGYVHDSLGFSAFWAGVAISMQYFATLLSRPHAGRYADLLGAKKVVLIGLSGCLLSGVFYLLALWQADSPVTSLVLLCIGRGVLGVGQSFAGTGSTLWGIGRVGSLHIGKVISWSGVMTYGAMAVGAPLGVWIFHLGGLALLAGLIIGVALAALLLAMSKEGVQRGTSSVIPFRQVLGNVLPYGMVLGLASCGFGVIATFITLFYDARGWSGGAFALTLFSSAFVCMRLLFPNIINRFGGQRVALACFFFEATGLLMVWAAPIPPMALAGAMLTGAGFSLVFPALGVVAVKRLPQQNQGSALATYTAFMDLSLGITGPLAGILITHAGVPSIYLAAAFAVLLSAALVARLMQKDKTRVLE from the coding sequence ATGTCGTCCAGCGCAGCTCAAACGGCCCGACCGGCCAACGTCAATCTCCAGATCCTCGGCATTATGGTTTTGAATTTTGCCAATTACCTGACCATCGGTTTGCCGCTGGCGGTACTGCCGGGTTATGTGCATGACAGTCTGGGGTTCAGTGCCTTCTGGGCGGGCGTCGCCATCAGTATGCAATATTTCGCCACGCTGCTGAGTCGCCCTCACGCGGGTCGCTACGCCGATCTGCTGGGCGCCAAAAAGGTGGTGCTCATCGGCCTTTCCGGCTGCCTGCTAAGCGGCGTCTTTTATCTTCTGGCGCTGTGGCAAGCCGATTCGCCAGTCACCAGTCTGGTTTTACTGTGCATCGGCAGGGGCGTTTTGGGCGTGGGGCAAAGTTTTGCCGGTACGGGGTCAACACTTTGGGGAATTGGCCGTGTAGGCTCGTTGCATATCGGCAAGGTTATCTCATGGAGCGGAGTAATGACCTACGGGGCGATGGCGGTCGGCGCACCGCTCGGCGTGTGGATATTTCACCTCGGCGGCCTCGCCTTGCTGGCGGGACTGATTATCGGCGTTGCCTTGGCGGCGCTCCTGCTGGCGATGAGCAAAGAGGGCGTACAGCGTGGCACAAGTAGCGTAATTCCTTTCCGCCAGGTACTTGGCAACGTGCTGCCCTATGGCATGGTGCTCGGCCTGGCCTCCTGCGGTTTTGGCGTCATCGCCACCTTTATCACGCTGTTTTATGATGCGAGGGGATGGAGCGGCGGCGCTTTTGCCCTGACGCTGTTCAGCTCGGCCTTTGTCTGCATGCGGCTGCTTTTTCCAAATATTATCAATAGATTCGGCGGGCAGCGCGTCGCCCTGGCGTGTTTCTTCTTCGAAGCGACGGGACTCCTCATGGTATGGGCCGCGCCTATCCCGCCCATGGCGCTGGCAGGCGCGATGCTGACCGGTGCAGGCTTCTCGCTGGTCTTTCCGGCGCTGGGCGTCGTGGCGGTAAAACGTCTGCCTCAGCAGAATCAGGGCAGTGCGCTGGCGACCTATACGGCTTTCATGGATCTTTCGCTGGGGATAACAGGCCCGCTGGCGGGAATTCTGATAACCCACGCGGGTGTGCCGTCGATTTATCTGGCCGCCGCTTTCGCGGTGTTGCTCAGTGCGGCGCTGGTAGCGCGTCTGATGCAGAAAGATAAAACACGCGTCCTGGAGTGA
- a CDS encoding porin, whose product MTRKYLAVLVSTLLMGNVANAAEIYNKDANQLDLYGKVVGLNYISSNADAHGDKSYARLGFKGVTEISKTLSGYGQWEYNIKTSAPESAPGGSATRLAFAGLKFADIATFDYGRNFGVLYDVESMTDNNPEFGGDSWARTDNFMTGRGNNLATLRTSNFFGAISGLNLALQYQGKNEGSKGTENRDTSVENGDGWGASTSYDLGSGIHIAAAYAKSDRTDAQSADKNGQSADAWTAGLKYDANQLYLAAMYAETHNMTPYGKNQFANKTQNVELVAQYLFVDGFAEGLRPSISYIQSTGKALNEVKDDKDATKSYKGGKHALVKYVEVGTSYYFNKNMYTYVDYKINLLKKDNYTRLAAVNTDNIVGVGLVYQF is encoded by the coding sequence ATGACGCGCAAATATTTAGCAGTACTTGTTTCCACGCTATTAATGGGGAATGTTGCCAACGCCGCCGAGATTTATAATAAAGATGCAAATCAACTGGATTTGTACGGAAAAGTGGTCGGGCTCAACTATATTTCGAGCAATGCCGATGCGCATGGCGATAAATCCTATGCACGCCTCGGTTTTAAAGGGGTAACGGAAATAAGTAAAACGTTAAGCGGTTATGGTCAGTGGGAATATAACATCAAAACCAGCGCACCCGAATCAGCGCCAGGCGGCAGTGCAACTCGACTGGCATTTGCCGGGTTGAAGTTCGCCGATATCGCTACCTTCGATTACGGCCGCAACTTTGGCGTGCTTTACGACGTGGAATCCATGACCGACAACAATCCTGAATTCGGCGGTGACAGCTGGGCCAGAACCGATAACTTCATGACCGGTCGCGGCAATAATCTGGCCACCCTGCGCACCAGCAACTTCTTTGGCGCCATCAGCGGCCTGAATCTTGCCCTTCAATATCAGGGTAAAAACGAAGGAAGCAAAGGCACGGAAAACCGAGACACCAGCGTCGAAAACGGCGACGGCTGGGGCGCGTCCACTTCATACGACCTTGGCAGCGGCATCCATATTGCTGCGGCCTATGCAAAATCGGACCGCACGGATGCGCAGTCTGCCGACAAGAATGGCCAGTCTGCCGATGCCTGGACTGCCGGCTTGAAATACGATGCCAATCAACTCTACCTCGCCGCCATGTATGCCGAAACACACAACATGACGCCTTACGGAAAAAATCAGTTTGCCAACAAGACGCAGAACGTCGAGCTTGTCGCGCAATACCTGTTTGTTGACGGCTTCGCAGAAGGTCTGCGCCCTTCAATCTCTTACATTCAGTCAACCGGCAAGGCACTGAATGAAGTGAAAGACGATAAAGATGCCACCAAGAGTTACAAAGGCGGAAAACATGCGTTGGTTAAATATGTTGAAGTCGGCACCAGCTATTACTTCAATAAAAACATGTATACCTACGTCGATTATAAAATCAATCTGTTGAAGAAAGATAACTATACGCGCCTGGCGGCCGTGAATACCGACAATATTGTGGGTGTAGGCCTGGTCTATCAGTTCTAA